A window from Setaria italica strain Yugu1 chromosome VIII, Setaria_italica_v2.0, whole genome shotgun sequence encodes these proteins:
- the LOC101774271 gene encoding PRA1 family protein B2 — MAAPSPPLLPTSVAPAATPTPTPIPTASLRDVAADANPAAARAFLSRLLDSARRALSGARPWSELADRSALSRPDSLSDATSRLRKNLAYFRVNYAAVVALSLAAALLAHPFSLAALLALLAAWCLLYILRPADAPPLAAFGRTFSDKEVLGGLIASSAFVVFLTSVGSLIFSALALGAAVVCAHGAFRVPEDLFLDEPDQAAGSGNPLLSFIANATGGVGGGRV; from the coding sequence ATGGCCGCGCCCTCCCCTccgctcctccccacctccGTCGCCCCGGCGGCAACACCAACCCCCACCCCCATCCCCACCGCGTCTCTccgcgacgtcgccgccgacgccaacccggccgcggcgcgcgcttTCCTCTCCCGCCTCCTCGACTCCGCCAGGCGCGCGCTCTCCGGCGCCCGCCCCTGGTCCGAGCTCGCCGACCGCTCCGCGCTCTCCCGCCCGGACTCCCTCTCCGACGCCACCTCCCGCCTCCGCAAGAATCTCGCCTACTTCCGCGTCAactacgccgccgtcgtcgcgctctccctcgccgccgccctcctcgcccACCCCTTCTCgctcgccgccctcctcgcccTGCTCGCCGCCTGGTGCCTCCTGTACATCCTCCGCCccgccgacgcgccgccgctcgccgcgttCGGGCGCACCTTCTCCGACAAGGAGGTGCTCGGGGGCCTCATCGCATCCTCGGCCTTCGTCGTCTTCCTCACCTCCGTCGGCTCGCTCATCTTCTCCGCGCTcgccctcggcgccgccgtcgtctgcGCGCACGGCGCGTTCCGCGTCCCGGAGGACCTCTTCCTCGACGAGCCCGACCaggccgccggcagcggcaaCCCGCTGCTGTCCTTCATCGCCAACGCCACAGGAGGAGTAGGAGGAGGACGCGTCTGA
- the LOC101774678 gene encoding macrophage migration inhibitory factor homolog — MPCLNVSTNVNLEGVDTSAILAEASKVVADIIGKPEAYVMVVLKGSVPMAFGGTQEPAAYGELVSIGGLNPGVNKKLSAGVASILESKLSIPKSRFYLKFHDSKGSDFGWNGSTF; from the exons ATGCCGTGCCTGAACGTGTCGACGAACGTCAACCTGGAGGGTGTGGACACCTCCGCCATCCTCGCCGAAGCCTCCAAGGTCGTCGCCGACATCATCGGCAAGCCAGAGGCC TACGTGATGGTTGTTCTCAAAGGTTCAGTGCCTATGGCATTTGGAGGCACCCAGGAGCCTGCAGCTTATGGTGAGCTGGTTTCCATTGGAGGGCTGAACCCTGGTGTCAACAAGAAGCTGAGTGCTGGCGTTGCTTCTATTCTGGAATCAAAGCTGTCCATTCCCAAGTCCCGCTTTTACCTCAAGTTCCATGATTCAAAG GGCTCAGACTTTGGTTGGAATGGCTCCACCTTCTAG
- the LOC101773870 gene encoding probable leucine-rich repeat receptor-like protein kinase IMK3 produces MLPPRRRPTRLPFLLRCCCAALLLLLTPPPAAAQGHHRHHPAGDGVVISQADYQGLQAIRHDLADPYGILRSWNDSGLTACSGAWAGIKCVLGSVVAITLPWRGLGGTLSQRGLGQLTRLRRLSLHDNAIAGPIPASLGFLPDLRGVYLFNNRFSGAVPASIGGCVALQSFDASNNRLTGAVPPAIANSTKLIRLNLSRNALSDQIPAEVVASASLLFLDLSYNNLSGPIPDAFAGSTKSPSKLLLNKDSITGSYQLVFLSLAHNSLDGPIPDSLTKLTKLQQLDLAGNNNLNGTIPAELGSLADLKALDLSGNDLSGDIPPSLDNLTATLQSFNVSYNNLSGAVPASLANKFGEPAFIGNILLCGYSASTPCPASPSPAPSSTAEEARGRRKFSTKELVLIIAGIVVGVLILLLLCCLLLCFLTRKRSSSTSTSAARSGKQAPKDAAAAGRSEKPGSGAAEVESGGDVGGKLVHFDGPLAFTADDLLCATAEILGKSTYGTVYKATLEDGSLVAVKRLREKITKGHKEFEAEAALLGRIRHPNLLALRAYYLGPKGEKLLVFDYMPKGNLSTFLHARAPNTTVDWATRMTIAKGTARGLAYLHDDMNIVHGNLTASNVVLDEQCNPKISDFGLSRLMTTAANSNVLAAAGALGYRAPELSKLKKANAKTDVYSLGVIILELLTGKNPAESTNGMDLPQWVASIVKEEWTSEVFDLELMRDAAAGPVGDELMDTLKLALHCVDPAPSVRPEAREVLRQLEQIRPGSDGGAGPSEEGAGAHVPVASAGDDE; encoded by the exons atgctgccgccgcggcggaggccgacgcgcctccccttcctcctccgctgctgctgcgccgcgctcctcctcctgctcactccaccgcccgccgccgctcaaggccaccaccgccaccaccccgCGGGCGACGGCGTCGTCATCTCCCAGGCCGACTACCAGGGCCTGCAGGCCATCCGCCACGACCTCGCCGACCCCTACGGCATCctccgctcctggaacgactccGGCCTCACCGCCTGCTCCGGCGCCTGGGCCGGCATCAAGTGCGTCCTCGGCAGCGTCGTCGCCATCACGCTCCCAtggcgggggctcgggggcacCCTCTCCCAGCGCGGCCTCGGCCAGCTCACCCGCCTCCGAAGGCTCAGCCTCCACGACAACGCCATCGCGGGCCCCATCCCGGCCTCGCTCGGATTCCTCCCCGACCTCCGCGGCGTCTACCTCTTCAACAACCGCTTCTCCGGCGCCGTCCCCGCGTCCATCGGAGGATGCGTCGCGCTCCAGTCCTTCGATGCCAGCAACAACCGCCTCACCGGCGCCGTCCCGCCCGCCATCGCCAACTCCACCAAGCTCATCCGCCTCAACCTCAGCCGCAACGCGCTCTCCGATCAGATCCCCGCCGAGgtcgtcgcctccgcctcgctccTCTTCCTCGACCTCTCCTACAACAACCTCTCCGGCCCCATCCCCGACGCCTTCGCCGGCTCCACCAAGTCGCCTTCTAAGCTCCTCCTCAACAAGGACTCCATCACCGGGAGCTACCAGCTCGTCTTCCTCAGCCTCGCGCACAACTCCCTCGACGGGCCCATTCCCGATTCCCTCACGAAGCTCACCAAGCTGCAGCAGCTCGACCTCGCCGGGAACAACAACCTCAACGGCACCATCCCCGCCGAGCTCGGCTCCCTCGCCGACCTCAAGGCGCTCGACCTCTCCGGCAACGACCTCAGCGGCGACATCCCGCCGAGCCTCGACAACCTCACCGCCACGCTCCAGTCATTCAACGTCTCCTACAACAACCTCTCCGGCGCGGTGCCGGCGTCCCTCGCCAACAAGTTCGGGGAGCCCGCCTTCATCGGGAACATCCTGCTCTGCGGATACTCTGCTTCCACGCCCTGCCCGGCGTCCCCGTCCCCGGCGCCATCTTCAACCGCCGAGgaggcgcgcggccgccgcaaGTTCAGCACCAAGGAGCTCGTACTCATCATCGCCGGGatcgtcgtcggcgtcctcaTCCTGCTGCTCCTCTGCTGCCTCCTGCTGTGCTTCCTCACAAGGAAGAGATCGTCTTCCACCAGCACAAGTGCAGCAAGGAGCGGGAAGCAGGCGCCCAAGgatgccgcggcggccgggcgcAGCGAGAAGCCAGGGTCCGGCGCGGCGGAGGTCGAGTCCGGCGGCGACGTGGGCGGCAAGCTCGTGCACTTCGACGGGCCGCTGGCGTTCACGGCGGACGACCTGCTGTGCGCCACGGCGGAGATCTTGGGGAAGAGCACCTACGGCACGGTGTACAAGGCCACGCTGGAGGACGGCAGCCTGGTTGCCGTCAAGCGCCTCAGGGAGAAGATCACCAAGGGCCACAAGGAGTTCGAGGCCGAGGCGGCCTTGCTCGGCAGGATCCGCCATCCCAACCTGCTGGCGCTCAGGGCCTACTACCTGGGGCCCAAGGGGGAGAAGCTGCTCGTCTTCGATTACATGCCCAAGGGCAACCTCTCAACATTCTTGCACG CTCGCGCACCGAATACGACGGTGGACTGGGCGACACGGATGACAATCGCCAAGGGCACAGCCCGTGGCCTGGCCTACCTCCACGACGACATGAACATCGTGCACGGCAACCTGACCGCCAGCAACGTCGTCCTCGACGAGCAATGCAACCCCAAGATCTCCGACTTCGGGCTGTCCCGTCTCATGACGACCGCGGCGAACTCGAacgtgctggcggcggcgggcgccctgGGGTACCGCGCGCCGGAGCTGTCGAAGCTGAAGAAGGCGAACGCGAAGACGGACGTGTACAGCCTGGGCGTGATCATCCTGGAGCTGCTGACAGGCAAGAACCCCGCGGAGAGCACCAACGGCATGGACCTGCCGCAGTGGGTGGCGTCCATCGTGAAGGAAGAATGGACCAGCGAGGTATTCGACCTGGAGCTGatgcgcgacgccgccgcggggcccgtcggCGACGAGCTGATGGACACGCTGAAGCTGGCGCTGCACTGCGTGGACCCGGCGCCGTCGGTAAGGCCCGAGGCCCGGGAGGTGCTGCGGCAGCTCGAGCAGATCAGGCCTGGATCGGATGGCGGCGCCGGGCCGAGCGAGGAAGGTGCCGGCGCGCATGTGCCAGTGGCTTCTGCAGGAGACGatgagtag